Proteins encoded by one window of Filimonas effusa:
- a CDS encoding ferritin-like domain-containing protein, producing MRAIYHLTKTETMNIIAIIEELGKTDPEVYERLDERRNAFKRFTRVGGKIAATALPFALGGFFKKAYAAPPATNKVLEVLNYALSLEHLEYQFYLVAASKTTLFPSTAAAGAFATIRDHEKAHVDFLSQAIRSLGGTPVTANAKGYDFTGGQGSNSGPFATVFTNYATMLAVAQTFEDTGVRAYKGRAKELVEGGDLLTAALNIHSVEARHASHIRQMRRAAGHSADVKPWITGNSSNIASTAVQNSYNGEDNVTQGGVNITTLPGASGNISVTAATEAFDEGLTPAQVTNIVTPFIIP from the coding sequence ATGCGAGCGATTTACCATCTTACTAAAACAGAAACCATGAACATCATTGCCATAATTGAGGAATTAGGGAAAACAGATCCCGAGGTGTACGAACGCCTCGATGAGCGGAGAAATGCCTTTAAACGTTTTACCCGTGTAGGCGGCAAGATTGCAGCCACTGCCTTGCCATTTGCCTTGGGAGGGTTTTTCAAAAAGGCGTATGCAGCTCCGCCGGCTACGAATAAGGTACTGGAGGTACTGAACTACGCGTTATCACTGGAACATCTGGAATACCAGTTTTACCTGGTAGCTGCCAGTAAAACGACCCTTTTCCCGTCGACGGCTGCTGCCGGCGCCTTTGCTACTATCAGAGACCATGAGAAAGCGCATGTTGATTTTCTTTCACAGGCTATCAGGTCGCTGGGAGGTACTCCTGTTACAGCCAATGCCAAGGGATATGATTTTACCGGAGGGCAGGGGAGTAATTCGGGGCCGTTTGCTACTGTATTTACCAATTACGCAACTATGCTGGCGGTTGCCCAAACTTTTGAAGATACAGGTGTAAGGGCTTACAAAGGAAGAGCGAAAGAACTGGTAGAAGGAGGCGATCTTTTAACGGCGGCATTAAATATTCATTCTGTAGAAGCCAGACATGCATCGCATATCAGGCAAATGCGGCGGGCTGCGGGTCATTCTGCCGATGTGAAGCCATGGATTACGGGTAACAGCAGCAACATTGCCAGTACTGCAGTTCAAAATAGCTATAACGGCGAAGATAATGTAACGCAGGGCGGCGTTAATATTACAACCTTGCCCGGTGCCAGCGGTAATATTTCTGTGACTGCAGCTACAGAAGCATTTGACGAAGGATTAACGCCTGCCCAGGTAACGAATATTGTGACACCTTTTATCATTCCATAG
- a CDS encoding ferritin-like domain-containing protein: MIKPESTVDSTEQGEPSQASSVSRRKFLRYAGLSGGLVAAAAACSKSKNDNGFNSGAYMGSGDIGILNYAYALEQLEAAFYTQVALTPYSGITALETALLTDIRDHEIAHREFFKKALGNSALPSLEVNFSSVTFGSRDSVLATAKTFEDLGVSAYNGAGRLIVNSDYLELAGKIVSVEARHAAYIRDLISNGSFADSSVVDASGLDKSRKPIEVLTMAKPFIKTALNASDLPSY, encoded by the coding sequence ATGATAAAACCTGAATCAACAGTTGACAGTACGGAACAAGGGGAACCATCTCAAGCGTCCTCCGTTTCCAGAAGGAAGTTTCTTAGGTACGCCGGGTTATCCGGTGGGTTAGTGGCGGCAGCAGCTGCCTGCAGTAAGAGTAAGAACGATAATGGCTTCAATTCGGGCGCTTACATGGGAAGCGGCGACATAGGCATACTCAATTATGCTTATGCACTGGAACAGTTGGAAGCTGCCTTTTACACGCAGGTAGCGCTTACTCCCTATTCCGGTATTACTGCGTTGGAAACGGCGTTGCTTACCGATATCAGGGATCATGAGATTGCCCATCGTGAGTTCTTCAAAAAAGCGCTTGGCAACAGTGCTTTGCCGTCGCTGGAAGTTAATTTTTCCAGTGTAACGTTCGGTAGCCGTGACAGTGTGCTGGCGACAGCCAAAACTTTTGAAGACCTGGGAGTCTCGGCCTATAACGGAGCAGGGCGCCTTATCGTAAACAGCGATTACCTTGAGCTCGCCGGCAAAATTGTAAGTGTGGAAGCACGTCATGCTGCCTATATCCGCGACCTTATCAGTAATGGCAGTTTTGCAGACAGCTCTGTGGTTGACGCCAGCGGTCTGGACAAGTCGCGGAAACCAATTGAAGTGCTTACCATGGCGAAGCCATTTATCAAAACAGCGCTCAATGCGAGCGATTTACCATCTTACTAA
- a CDS encoding TonB-dependent receptor, with protein MKSLVQGLRLFASLFVFVLLCCTLQAQDRVTGVIKGSVRTADGKPAENINILLKGTRKTAITDAAGNFEIKHVAAGAYELEAVAVGLTTVSVKAVLAGDGVLELPSLVLAESEVQLEQVVVSTAAAKFAKKQSDYVARMPLANLENPQVYTVVPKELLQEQVVVDFMSALQAAPGVNNITLGLGSGGVGLAMRMRGFSGANAAGAIRNGMSTNWVSLSDPVNLERIEVIKGPSATLFGSTLTTYGGLVNRITKKPGELTKGEISYSGGSRGLSRLTGDFNTALNKEKTMLFRVNGAYHRERSFQDFGLAKSTVLAPSFTYLVNDRLTLDFDFEFYNSRRNATYVGFASTTAAKSFDDLNWNFKYSYTTDELLSEARIFNAYAKATYKLSDSWSSQTAYSYASTDNAANYLFLLINPTGDSVSRRIMNIPSNFGISQFQQNFVGDFKIGQLRNRLLIGLDYVDLTSSDRRATVNPFDKVKLNETGPNISMAKYQQVLAGLNYSQYKRHLQTYSAYVSDVINITDRLLAMASLRIDYYDNEFDDYDQTAASPKLGLVYQVVKDKVSVFGNYMNGFTNVAPGTTSADPTAKTDFKPEHANQLEGGVKLELLKGKLSGTLSYYDIKVDNKVRPDPANPTYSLQDGTQSSKGFEADVIANPFPGMHMIFGYGYNESKYTKAAAAVDGKRPYSTPANVANVWISYKFMQGAVRGLGLGCGGNTVSDSYLNDANSFTVPGYTKFDATVFYEQSKYRLALKLNNVTNEQYWTADFWAAPQPKRQFIVNMTYKF; from the coding sequence ATGAAATCATTAGTGCAGGGACTACGCCTGTTTGCCTCTTTATTTGTATTTGTTTTACTGTGTTGTACACTCCAGGCCCAGGATAGGGTTACCGGAGTGATTAAAGGAAGTGTCAGGACTGCTGACGGCAAGCCGGCTGAAAATATCAATATCCTGCTGAAGGGTACTCGTAAAACTGCTATAACAGATGCTGCCGGCAATTTTGAAATTAAACATGTTGCTGCGGGGGCTTACGAGCTGGAGGCAGTGGCTGTAGGACTTACTACTGTTTCGGTAAAGGCCGTATTGGCGGGGGATGGTGTGTTGGAGCTTCCTTCACTGGTGCTGGCGGAGAGTGAAGTTCAGCTGGAGCAGGTTGTTGTTTCTACTGCGGCTGCGAAATTTGCTAAAAAACAAAGCGATTATGTGGCCCGTATGCCACTCGCCAATCTTGAGAATCCACAGGTGTACACGGTTGTTCCTAAAGAACTTTTACAAGAGCAGGTTGTCGTTGACTTTATGAGTGCGCTTCAGGCGGCGCCTGGTGTGAATAACATTACTTTAGGTCTGGGATCGGGAGGGGTAGGACTGGCTATGCGGATGCGTGGTTTTAGCGGGGCGAATGCAGCAGGTGCCATCAGGAATGGTATGTCTACCAACTGGGTATCTTTGTCGGACCCTGTGAACCTGGAAAGGATTGAAGTTATTAAAGGGCCTTCGGCCACTTTATTTGGCTCTACCCTTACCACTTATGGAGGTCTTGTTAACCGGATCACCAAAAAGCCCGGGGAGCTTACGAAAGGGGAGATCAGTTATTCCGGTGGCAGCAGGGGGCTTAGCCGCTTAACCGGTGATTTTAATACGGCATTGAACAAGGAGAAGACAATGCTATTCCGTGTGAACGGTGCGTATCACAGAGAGAGAAGCTTTCAGGATTTTGGGCTAGCCAAGAGCACCGTACTTGCACCTTCTTTTACTTACCTGGTGAATGACAGACTTACATTGGATTTTGATTTTGAATTTTATAACTCCAGGCGGAATGCTACTTATGTAGGTTTTGCGAGCACTACTGCTGCCAAAAGCTTTGACGATCTTAACTGGAACTTCAAATATTCCTATACTACCGATGAGTTGTTAAGCGAAGCCCGCATTTTTAATGCGTACGCGAAAGCTACTTACAAATTATCGGATAGCTGGAGTTCTCAAACGGCGTACTCTTATGCGAGCACAGATAATGCGGCTAACTACCTGTTCCTGCTCATCAACCCTACCGGTGATTCTGTTTCGCGCAGAATTATGAATATTCCCAGCAATTTCGGTATCAGCCAGTTCCAGCAGAATTTTGTTGGTGACTTTAAAATAGGGCAGCTGCGTAACAGGCTATTGATTGGATTGGATTATGTAGATCTGACAAGCTCGGACCGCAGGGCTACTGTGAATCCGTTTGATAAGGTAAAGCTAAATGAAACCGGCCCCAATATTTCTATGGCCAAGTACCAGCAGGTATTGGCGGGGCTTAATTATTCTCAGTACAAAAGACATTTACAGACTTACAGCGCCTATGTTTCTGACGTAATAAATATCACAGACAGGTTGCTTGCTATGGCCAGTTTGCGTATTGATTATTACGACAATGAATTTGATGACTATGATCAAACAGCTGCTTCTCCTAAGCTGGGGCTTGTGTACCAGGTGGTGAAAGACAAAGTTTCTGTATTTGGAAACTATATGAATGGTTTTACCAACGTGGCTCCTGGCACCACTTCTGCAGATCCAACCGCCAAGACAGATTTCAAACCGGAGCATGCCAATCAACTTGAGGGAGGGGTGAAGCTTGAACTTCTGAAAGGTAAATTATCCGGAACGTTGAGTTATTATGATATTAAGGTTGATAACAAGGTGCGTCCTGATCCTGCTAATCCTACTTATTCTTTACAGGATGGAACGCAGAGCAGTAAAGGATTTGAGGCTGATGTTATTGCAAATCCTTTCCCTGGTATGCATATGATCTTCGGGTATGGTTACAATGAAAGCAAGTATACCAAAGCGGCTGCGGCTGTTGACGGAAAGCGTCCTTATTCTACTCCTGCCAATGTCGCAAATGTATGGATCAGTTATAAGTTTATGCAGGGAGCTGTAAGAGGGCTTGGACTTGGATGTGGTGGTAATACTGTAAGCGATTCTTACCTGAATGATGCCAACTCCTTTACTGTTCCGGGATATACCAAGTTTGACGCTACTGTTTTCTATGAGCAATCGAAATATCGTCTGGCTCTGAAGTTAAATAATGTTACCAATGAGCAATACTGGACTGCTGACTTCTGGGCTGCTCCGCAGCCTAAGCGTCAGTTCATTGTGAATATGACCTATAAGTTTTAG
- a CDS encoding PepSY-associated TM helix domain-containing protein has protein sequence MKVTSSVKPGRKKGAGWLSKLNSWLHLWLGLVSGIIVFVVCLSGSLFVFCDEIIDGINHRAIYVQEVKERQLSTEALLLAFKKQMPEHKPFYFVAYKDPKRSFKVASADKRQHFKFTWLDPYTGKVLKTNGAYYFFYTVAHIHAELLLHDTGSLIVEIATWIFLIELVTGLVLWWPKKWTNVFLDMCFKIKWKGKWKRVNYDLHNVLGFYSLIPTLLLTVTGLIIVNKPVNKVLHTSLGGKQEPYRELRKLAAAYSPGAAAAPLDTVIQRLFKLNSSVWQVRLTIPPKDSVTFYYAIAAAHIGLKSHDGQMLLIDKYSGKSLPIPAQLVKGERIESVNMNLHIGFWYGWIGKMITFVAGLIATSLPITGFLVWWGRTHKKKNKAGRPRQHLVVH, from the coding sequence ATGAAAGTTACATCCTCTGTAAAGCCGGGCAGGAAGAAAGGAGCTGGCTGGTTAAGTAAGCTTAACAGCTGGTTGCATTTATGGCTGGGCCTGGTGTCCGGCATCATTGTTTTTGTTGTGTGCCTGTCGGGCAGTTTGTTTGTTTTTTGCGATGAGATTATTGATGGTATCAATCACCGTGCTATTTATGTACAGGAGGTAAAAGAGAGACAGCTTTCTACAGAAGCTTTACTGCTTGCTTTTAAGAAGCAGATGCCGGAGCATAAGCCTTTTTATTTTGTTGCCTATAAAGATCCGAAGCGGTCATTTAAGGTTGCTTCCGCTGATAAAAGGCAGCATTTCAAATTTACCTGGCTGGATCCTTATACGGGCAAGGTGCTTAAGACAAACGGGGCTTACTATTTCTTTTATACGGTAGCTCATATTCATGCTGAGCTATTGTTGCATGATACCGGGAGCCTGATCGTAGAAATTGCAACCTGGATCTTTCTGATTGAATTGGTAACAGGACTGGTATTATGGTGGCCGAAGAAATGGACTAACGTTTTCCTGGACATGTGTTTCAAGATTAAATGGAAGGGGAAGTGGAAGCGGGTGAACTACGATTTGCATAATGTATTGGGCTTTTATAGTCTTATTCCCACACTATTGCTTACTGTTACAGGGCTGATTATAGTTAATAAGCCAGTAAATAAAGTGTTACATACCAGCCTGGGAGGCAAACAGGAACCTTATCGCGAATTGCGGAAACTAGCTGCTGCTTACAGTCCAGGAGCTGCAGCAGCTCCGCTGGATACTGTGATCCAGCGTTTATTTAAGCTTAATAGTAGTGTTTGGCAGGTAAGACTTACTATTCCTCCCAAAGACAGTGTGACTTTTTATTATGCCATTGCTGCTGCGCATATTGGGCTAAAAAGTCATGATGGGCAAATGCTGCTAATCGATAAATATTCCGGTAAATCTTTGCCTATACCTGCACAGCTGGTTAAAGGGGAACGGATTGAATCGGTCAATATGAACCTTCATATCGGGTTTTGGTATGGGTGGATAGGAAAAATGATCACGTTTGTGGCGGGGCTTATCGCTACATCTCTGCCTATTACCGGCTTTCTTGTATGGTGGGGACGAACCCATAAAAAGAAGAATAAAGCCGGGAGGCCCAGGCAACACCTGGTCGTGCATTAA
- a CDS encoding helix-turn-helix transcriptional regulator translates to MKSVFHSKDFRELMVVKELPDNFACTGSLSQHSYNIDYNGIHGHVNEMLINGFLVVHRVIHSPHEIQILTEHDFPFLKMQFELKGHSAYQPAKPGSLAVDIPEGTHNLFFFPAVKGRLNYPTTERFTLEIMLSVNWLQHVFNGDLSSLKQFGYAIDHTQPAVMGVRSGFITPVMKQAILSIIHCPYTGILKKIYVESKVQELLVLQIEHFSNASIITEAAPARTVIKQGDTEKFHYVKELINNNLQEPCSLIRLAELAGMNDFKLKKGFKELFGTTVFGYMTEVRMNKAKSLLLEGKHTISDISWWVGYKNPQHFTAAFKRKFGYLPSELKK, encoded by the coding sequence ATGAAATCGGTATTCCATAGCAAAGACTTCAGGGAACTAATGGTGGTGAAAGAACTTCCTGATAATTTCGCCTGCACCGGAAGCCTCAGCCAACACTCCTACAATATTGACTACAACGGCATACACGGACACGTAAACGAAATGCTGATCAATGGCTTCCTGGTTGTACACCGCGTGATTCATTCGCCGCACGAAATACAGATCCTGACAGAACACGACTTCCCTTTCCTGAAAATGCAGTTTGAGTTAAAAGGACACTCTGCTTATCAACCCGCAAAACCAGGTAGCCTGGCCGTAGATATTCCCGAAGGAACACATAACCTCTTCTTTTTCCCCGCTGTAAAAGGCAGGCTAAACTACCCTACCACAGAAAGATTCACCCTGGAAATCATGCTGTCGGTAAATTGGCTGCAACACGTTTTCAATGGCGACTTATCCAGCCTGAAACAGTTTGGCTACGCCATCGATCATACACAACCGGCGGTAATGGGAGTGAGAAGTGGTTTTATCACCCCCGTCATGAAACAGGCGATCTTATCAATTATCCACTGCCCCTATACAGGTATTTTAAAGAAAATATATGTCGAAAGTAAGGTGCAGGAATTACTGGTATTACAAATCGAACACTTCAGTAACGCCTCGATCATAACCGAAGCTGCTCCGGCAAGAACAGTTATTAAGCAGGGAGACACTGAAAAATTCCATTACGTAAAAGAATTGATCAACAATAATTTACAGGAACCCTGCTCACTTATAAGACTCGCAGAACTGGCCGGAATGAATGATTTTAAATTAAAGAAAGGATTCAAGGAATTGTTTGGCACCACCGTTTTCGGCTATATGACAGAAGTAAGAATGAATAAAGCAAAGTCATTGTTATTGGAAGGGAAACACACCATATCCGATATTTCATGGTGGGTGGGCTATAAAAACCCGCAACATTTCACTGCAGCTTTCAAACGCAAATTCGGATACCTGCCCAGCGAATTGAAAAAATAG
- a CDS encoding sigma-54-dependent transcriptional regulator has protein sequence MKNVLIIDDEEKLRNLLSRILRSEGFEVQEAGDGKSALKKVAQSHFDAILCDVKLPDTSGVALVQQLKQASPVTEIILLTAYGNIADGVQAIKNGAFDYITKGDDNEKILPLLHRAIEKSQLQKRVQELEKRVGNKFSFDAVIGKSKAIKEAIALAEKVTPLDTAVLLTGETGTGKEVFAQAIHQASPRSGKSFVALNCSTFSKEILESELFGHKQGAFTGALKDQKGLIEEASGGTLFLDEIGEMPLELQAKLLRVLENNEFIRLGDTKPTKANFRLIAATNRDLKKESEAQRFRPDLYFRLNIFEIHLPPLRERVKDIPALATFFADLFAGKTNKKTFQLTGEFLEKLQAYPWPGNIRELKNSIERAVILASGTELTGELLPADMQTPVLHTNGLSAFNLASIEKLHIQRVLNHTRNNKAEAARLLNIGLATLYRKIEEYGISQ, from the coding sequence TTGAAAAATGTATTGATCATAGATGATGAGGAAAAGCTCCGGAACCTGCTGTCACGCATTCTTCGCTCAGAGGGATTCGAAGTACAGGAAGCAGGTGATGGGAAATCAGCGTTGAAGAAAGTAGCTCAAAGCCATTTTGACGCTATCCTTTGCGATGTTAAACTGCCCGATACCAGCGGCGTAGCTTTGGTTCAACAGCTAAAACAAGCATCGCCTGTTACAGAGATCATATTACTCACGGCTTACGGAAATATTGCCGATGGAGTACAGGCTATAAAAAACGGGGCATTTGACTATATCACCAAAGGAGATGACAATGAGAAAATTCTTCCCCTGTTACACCGGGCCATTGAAAAATCACAACTGCAAAAACGCGTTCAGGAATTGGAAAAACGCGTTGGCAATAAATTCTCCTTCGACGCCGTCATAGGTAAATCCAAAGCCATAAAAGAGGCTATAGCCCTGGCAGAAAAGGTGACTCCGCTTGATACCGCAGTTTTGCTTACAGGAGAAACAGGTACCGGAAAGGAAGTATTTGCCCAGGCCATTCACCAGGCAAGCCCCCGTTCCGGCAAAAGCTTCGTAGCACTGAACTGTAGCACCTTCAGCAAAGAAATACTCGAAAGCGAGCTCTTTGGCCATAAACAGGGGGCTTTTACAGGAGCCCTGAAAGATCAGAAAGGATTAATAGAGGAGGCCTCCGGAGGTACACTGTTCCTCGATGAAATTGGCGAAATGCCGTTGGAATTGCAGGCCAAACTGCTGCGGGTACTGGAAAATAATGAGTTTATAAGGCTCGGAGATACCAAACCTACCAAAGCTAATTTCAGACTTATTGCCGCCACAAACAGAGACCTGAAAAAAGAAAGCGAAGCACAACGCTTTCGCCCGGATCTGTATTTCAGGCTTAATATTTTTGAAATACACCTGCCGCCATTGCGGGAAAGAGTTAAGGATATCCCCGCCCTTGCAACATTCTTTGCCGACCTTTTCGCAGGCAAAACCAATAAAAAAACTTTCCAGCTTACCGGAGAATTCCTTGAAAAATTACAGGCATATCCCTGGCCGGGGAATATCAGGGAGCTCAAAAACAGCATTGAGCGCGCAGTAATACTTGCCAGCGGCACGGAACTCACTGGCGAACTGCTTCCGGCCGACATGCAAACACCTGTTCTTCATACGAATGGTTTATCGGCCTTCAACCTCGCAAGTATAGAAAAACTGCATATTCAACGCGTACTCAACCACACCAGGAATAATAAGGCCGAAGCAGCCCGTCTTCTGAATATTGGATTGGCCACGCTGTACAGGAAAATTGAGGAATACGGCATCAGTCAGTAA
- a CDS encoding CBS domain-containing protein: MKKVMHIFSRKGRHTVSVSPDTTVLEALRLMSDKNTGSVVIMDNGEYLGLVTERDYSRKVVLMGKSSNETRVASIMTTNLPTVTEDTSVEECMQLMSNRNARYLPVFNGNNYVGIISIHDVVRETISAQQETIDHLHSFIYSNG, encoded by the coding sequence ATGAAAAAAGTAATGCACATTTTCAGCCGGAAAGGTCGGCATACTGTTAGCGTAAGTCCCGATACAACCGTTTTGGAAGCACTCCGGCTCATGTCCGATAAAAACACCGGCTCCGTAGTTATAATGGATAACGGTGAATACCTGGGCCTCGTTACAGAACGCGACTACTCCCGCAAAGTAGTATTAATGGGTAAATCGTCAAATGAAACGCGTGTTGCTTCTATCATGACCACCAATCTGCCCACCGTAACCGAGGATACCAGTGTTGAAGAATGTATGCAGCTCATGAGTAACCGCAACGCCCGCTATCTTCCCGTATTTAATGGAAATAACTACGTGGGCATCATTTCAATACATGACGTGGTAAGAGAGACCATTTCGGCACAGCAGGAAACTATTGATCATTTGCATAGTTTTATATATTCAAACGGATAA
- a CDS encoding alpha/beta hydrolase — translation MDFYLLRLFNIKRMLWGIGILSCLLVPAKAYCQTVGDSVISIGKAYHLYSGELKENRSYWVYLPQHYNDPRYPTQRYPVLYLLDGDVNFHSLTGMLQFLSKGAYAQLPEMIVVGILNTDRTRDLTPTYANVKAMNGISASFESSGGAEGFISFLKNEMMPLIDSSYRTMGYRILTGHSFGGLAAVNILLHHPGMFHSYLAIDPSLWWDNEYMLRRADSLFRDENRFKGRQLFMSLAFKEHSEIDTTTDQERAIRTFAAKLKRNAPVGLRWNFAYYESEDHGSVPLRSELEGLRFLFKGYQAEVKQLLQKPELLEAGYKELSVQLGYTFLPPEYLVDWIASFCEKNGKYSSAKYLLEMNVRNYPESKGAAERLHNVVQKRFSRAEGRYQSRRGEFLR, via the coding sequence ATGGATTTCTATTTATTACGGCTGTTTAATATAAAGAGAATGTTATGGGGTATCGGCATTTTAAGTTGTTTGCTGGTGCCTGCCAAAGCATATTGTCAGACGGTAGGCGACTCCGTTATATCTATAGGGAAAGCTTATCATCTTTATTCAGGTGAGCTTAAAGAAAACAGGAGTTACTGGGTGTATCTGCCGCAGCATTATAATGATCCCAGGTATCCGACCCAGCGTTACCCCGTGTTATATCTTCTGGATGGTGATGTCAACTTTCATTCATTAACCGGCATGCTTCAATTTCTTAGTAAAGGTGCATATGCCCAGTTGCCGGAGATGATTGTGGTTGGGATCTTAAATACAGATCGCACACGTGATCTTACTCCAACCTATGCGAACGTTAAGGCGATGAATGGTATCAGCGCTTCTTTTGAATCCAGTGGCGGTGCTGAAGGGTTTATCAGTTTCCTTAAGAATGAAATGATGCCATTAATAGATAGTTCTTATCGTACGATGGGTTACAGGATACTTACCGGTCATTCCTTTGGAGGGCTGGCTGCTGTTAATATATTATTACATCATCCCGGGATGTTTCATTCTTATCTGGCGATAGATCCCAGTTTATGGTGGGATAATGAGTATATGTTGCGCAGGGCTGATAGCTTATTCCGGGATGAGAACAGGTTTAAAGGAAGGCAGCTTTTTATGTCGCTTGCTTTTAAGGAACATTCTGAAATAGATACTACCACCGACCAGGAGCGGGCTATCCGTACGTTTGCTGCAAAGCTTAAGCGGAATGCACCTGTGGGATTAAGATGGAACTTTGCTTATTATGAATCGGAGGATCATGGGTCTGTGCCTTTGCGTTCGGAGCTGGAGGGGTTACGTTTTCTGTTTAAAGGGTACCAGGCTGAAGTAAAACAGCTTTTACAAAAGCCTGAACTGCTGGAGGCGGGATATAAGGAGTTGTCTGTGCAACTGGGATATACATTTTTGCCGCCGGAATACCTTGTAGACTGGATTGCCTCTTTTTGTGAAAAAAATGGAAAGTATAGTTCTGCGAAGTATTTGCTGGAAATGAACGTGCGTAATTACCCGGAAAGTAAAGGTGCAGCTGAACGTTTACATAATGTAGTACAAAAACGTTTTAGTCGGGCGGAGGGTCGGTATCAAAGTCGTCGTGGTGAGTTTCTTCGGTAA
- a CDS encoding helix-turn-helix domain-containing protein — protein sequence MTLSKSTTIADPFIVERVIAQFNALHPVSAAFKDDMYKHAFLQQLKKNAFLVKEGMICDSVYFVVKGIIRGFSTKRNRELTTWISVEGDFVTSISGMYGKVSKESMQAIDNCTLVGVPVDVLQQWYERFPEMNIIMRKILEAYYQEAQERSYIIRIGSAREKYDYFIENRPGQIDIIPIPCIASFLGMTTETLMRIRETRKKTGNDQDTRILVNFIEQSITAEQLFKIKSLSITQLAGSMSMPAHLLSYVLNEHYKKRFTDFINGYRVNYVKQQLRQGREWKQNKVEALGLEAGFASRSTFFAAFKKLEGVTPAAYAEHLHAN from the coding sequence ATGACATTGTCTAAGTCTACAACGATTGCTGATCCTTTCATTGTTGAAAGGGTAATTGCGCAGTTTAATGCACTGCATCCGGTTTCTGCTGCTTTTAAGGATGATATGTACAAGCACGCTTTTCTTCAGCAGCTGAAAAAGAATGCTTTCCTGGTCAAAGAAGGCATGATCTGCGACAGCGTTTACTTTGTTGTCAAAGGAATTATACGCGGCTTTTCTACCAAACGTAACCGTGAACTTACCACCTGGATTTCGGTTGAAGGTGATTTTGTGACCTCCATTTCGGGGATGTATGGAAAAGTTTCAAAGGAATCGATGCAGGCCATTGATAATTGTACACTGGTAGGGGTACCTGTAGATGTACTACAGCAATGGTACGAGCGTTTTCCTGAAATGAATATAATCATGCGTAAGATACTGGAGGCATATTACCAGGAAGCGCAGGAACGTTCTTATATTATCCGCATCGGTTCTGCCAGAGAGAAATACGACTACTTTATAGAAAACAGGCCTGGCCAGATAGATATCATTCCCATACCTTGTATCGCTTCTTTTCTTGGAATGACCACTGAAACGCTCATGCGTATACGGGAAACCCGGAAGAAAACGGGGAATGACCAGGATACGCGCATTCTTGTGAATTTTATTGAACAGTCAATTACTGCAGAGCAGCTATTTAAAATTAAGAGCCTTTCCATCACCCAATTAGCCGGAAGTATGTCTATGCCTGCACATTTGTTGTCGTATGTGTTGAATGAACACTATAAGAAACGTTTTACTGATTTTATCAACGGCTACAGGGTAAATTACGTAAAGCAGCAACTCAGGCAGGGTAGGGAATGGAAGCAGAACAAGGTTGAAGCTTTAGGGCTGGAAGCGGGGTTTGCCTCACGAAGCACGTTCTTTGCGGCTTTCAAAAAACTGGAAGGGGTTACGCCTGCAGCTTATGCGGAGCATTTACATGCCAATTAG